In Zunongwangia profunda SM-A87, the following proteins share a genomic window:
- a CDS encoding aromatic amino acid hydroxylase yields the protein MLNSIESNEILERLPVHLQQYIKPQNYEDYTPINQAVWRYVMRINVEYLSRVAHKSYLDGLQLTGISIDHIPNMYGMNRILKEIGWAAVAVDGFIPPAAFMEFQAYNVLVIASDIRQLEHIEYTPAPDIIHEGAGHAPIIANPEYAEYLRRFGEIGCKAISSAHDYEVYEAIRKLSILKEAEDTPPEEIAKVEKLVDKLQQKEVTPSEMSLIRNLHWWTVEYGLIGTPEDPKIYGAGLLSSIGESKSCLTEKVKKIPYSIEAMHQEFDITKPQPQLYVTPDFAYLSLVLEEFANKMALRKGGLSGVKKLIDSKGLGTIEFSTGLQVSGNFENVIELEGKPIYIQTKGKTALAYREKELVGHGTKSHATGFGSPIGKLKGINLAIEDMSPRDLKAYNIYEGEYTELEFEGGIIINGEIITGTRNPQGKIILISFKNCSVKYFDQVLFQPEWGRYDMAVGKEIVSAFAGPADHHSFNLITHKTSSKTIKTQKTKKRKELEDLYEAVRNFREGKNTKYSIQAVFDILKKDHQEDWLLTTEIYELALEHDPKLAKINKEYLEKLQQKRPKIAHLIEDGILMAETKRITKTSKP from the coding sequence ATGCTTAATTCAATCGAGTCTAACGAAATACTAGAGCGGTTACCTGTACATCTTCAGCAATACATTAAGCCGCAAAATTATGAAGACTACACTCCCATTAATCAGGCAGTGTGGCGCTATGTAATGCGCATAAATGTGGAATACCTAAGCAGAGTTGCTCATAAATCATATCTGGACGGACTCCAATTAACAGGGATTTCTATAGATCATATCCCAAATATGTATGGGATGAACCGAATCTTAAAAGAAATTGGCTGGGCGGCAGTTGCGGTAGATGGTTTTATTCCGCCAGCTGCTTTTATGGAATTTCAAGCCTACAATGTTTTGGTCATCGCCAGCGATATCAGGCAACTGGAACATATTGAATACACTCCTGCTCCCGATATTATTCACGAAGGTGCCGGCCATGCCCCAATAATTGCTAATCCAGAGTATGCTGAATATTTAAGACGCTTTGGAGAAATTGGCTGTAAGGCGATCTCGAGCGCTCATGATTATGAGGTATATGAAGCAATTCGAAAACTCTCTATTTTAAAAGAAGCTGAAGATACTCCGCCTGAAGAAATCGCTAAAGTTGAAAAACTTGTAGACAAACTTCAGCAAAAAGAAGTAACGCCCAGTGAAATGTCTTTGATAAGAAATTTACACTGGTGGACGGTAGAATATGGTTTAATAGGCACTCCTGAAGATCCTAAGATCTATGGTGCAGGATTATTATCCTCGATTGGAGAAAGTAAATCCTGCTTAACCGAGAAGGTAAAAAAAATACCGTATTCCATTGAGGCCATGCACCAGGAGTTTGATATCACCAAGCCACAACCTCAGCTTTACGTAACACCAGATTTTGCATACTTAAGTTTGGTTTTAGAGGAATTCGCTAATAAAATGGCGCTTAGAAAAGGCGGCTTAAGCGGAGTCAAAAAACTTATCGATTCCAAAGGATTAGGCACCATAGAATTTAGTACCGGTTTACAGGTTTCCGGGAATTTTGAAAACGTGATCGAATTAGAAGGAAAACCTATCTATATTCAAACGAAAGGAAAAACAGCCCTAGCCTATCGCGAAAAAGAACTTGTAGGCCACGGAACAAAATCTCATGCTACAGGTTTTGGATCTCCTATAGGAAAATTAAAAGGCATCAATCTAGCAATCGAAGATATGAGTCCGCGTGACTTAAAAGCATATAACATTTATGAAGGTGAATATACTGAACTAGAATTTGAAGGCGGTATCATTATAAATGGAGAAATTATTACCGGCACGCGCAATCCGCAAGGAAAAATTATTCTTATAAGCTTTAAAAACTGTAGCGTTAAATATTTCGATCAGGTGTTATTTCAACCGGAATGGGGGCGTTACGATATGGCGGTAGGTAAAGAGATCGTTTCGGCTTTTGCCGGGCCGGCAGATCACCATTCTTTTAATTTGATTACGCATAAAACAAGTTCGAAAACCATCAAAACCCAAAAAACTAAAAAAAGAAAAGAATTAGAAGATTTATATGAAGCAGTTCGCAATTTTAGGGAAGGTAAAAATACCAAATATAGTATTCAGGCGGTCTTTGATATTCTGAAAAAAGATCATCAGGAAGATTGGCTGTTAACCACTGAAATTTATGAGCTTGCTTTAGAACATGATCCTAAATTGGCCAAAATCAATAAGGAATATTTAGAAAAACTTCAGCAGAAAAGGCCCAAAATTGCTCATCTCATCGAAGACGGAATTTTAATGGCAGAAACAAAAAGAATCACCAAAACATCAAAACCCTGA
- a CDS encoding DUF4136 domain-containing protein: MKVLKFTPVLMLLVMFVTSCNTVRVASDYDREADFNSYHSFAFFKPGIDKAEISDLDKKRIMRAIEGTMSEKGFEKSQSPDLLVSIFTKTHENINIYQHNPGWGYGWGWSPWYWNSGFNTVNRTSDGTLYIDLIDANTKELVWQGMGTAALAERVSKKQERINEIVSKILEKYPPGSEK, from the coding sequence ATGAAAGTTCTAAAATTTACTCCTGTGTTGATGTTACTGGTGATGTTTGTCACTTCATGTAACACCGTAAGAGTAGCTTCGGATTACGATCGTGAAGCTGATTTTAATTCGTACCACTCTTTTGCATTCTTTAAACCAGGAATTGATAAAGCTGAAATTTCAGATCTTGATAAAAAAAGAATTATGCGTGCTATTGAAGGTACTATGTCTGAAAAAGGATTTGAGAAATCTCAAAGTCCCGATCTTTTAGTAAGTATCTTCACCAAAACCCACGAAAACATTAATATTTACCAACATAATCCGGGATGGGGTTATGGATGGGGATGGTCTCCCTGGTATTGGAATTCAGGATTTAATACGGTAAACAGGACTAGTGATGGTACCTTATATATTGATCTTATAGATGCCAATACTAAAGAATTGGTATGGCAAGGAATGGGAACGGCCGCCCTTGCTGAAAGAGTGAGCAAAAAACAGGAAAGAATTAATGAGATCGTTTCTAAAATTTTAGAAAAATATCCTCCGGGATCTGAAAAATAA